In the genome of Fulvivirga maritima, one region contains:
- a CDS encoding ABC transporter ATP-binding protein: MRLLFNYLKPYRYLLILALVFAVVNNSFNFLNPYILGNWLIDPFASKAEYYRQNGLGEQFYSGVLKGMLLMLIVSTISWIAKGYQHYYLNMVIQKFGADLFIDVQKHTMSLPYQDFEDESSGQILAILQRVRNDGEKFLTKVLTVVIEISIGITIVTIIAIQLSSWLVVVYLGGALLMFFLTRIISNKLKSIQQIIVDKTTALSGMATESLRNIELIKGLGLVGQEVARFKHITFAILHEEIKKLKSVRLIGFGYHAFVHSLQQLIIFSLILFVFYDRMTVGQLLMMQLYFFFIIGAMEGLGDVIVSYREAQASMGNMSVLLSKPVELRPLRPQTISAIKTLQFEDIIFKHKSARSNTLNNISFKVNRGDTVAFVGPSGAGKSTLVKLLIGLYEPLEGHVLINGLNQGDIDSEHLRSQIGMVTQDTQLFSGTIKENLLFVNPSASEQEIHEVLRNASCYDLLHRADHGLETIIGEGGLKLSGGERQRLAIARALLRKTSLLIFDEATSSLDSITEEGISRTIKEVTANDNYITLLIAHRLSTVMFADHIYVLENGEIVEKGTHYDLLDIKGLYYAMWRQQTGADHKLEPSK, from the coding sequence ATGCGTCTCTTATTCAATTATCTCAAGCCTTATCGATACCTGTTAATATTAGCCCTGGTATTTGCCGTGGTAAATAATTCATTCAATTTTCTTAACCCTTACATATTAGGAAACTGGCTTATAGATCCATTCGCTAGTAAGGCTGAATATTACAGGCAAAATGGACTTGGTGAACAATTCTATTCGGGAGTTTTAAAAGGAATGCTTTTAATGCTGATAGTAAGTACTATCTCTTGGATAGCTAAAGGGTATCAGCATTATTACCTCAACATGGTGATACAAAAATTTGGAGCAGATCTATTCATTGATGTTCAAAAGCACACGATGTCTCTACCATATCAGGATTTTGAAGATGAAAGTAGTGGTCAAATATTAGCGATTCTGCAAAGAGTAAGGAACGATGGTGAAAAATTTTTAACCAAGGTGCTCACGGTAGTTATAGAGATATCAATTGGTATCACTATAGTGACCATCATTGCTATTCAATTGAGTTCTTGGCTGGTAGTAGTCTATCTGGGAGGAGCGCTTTTAATGTTCTTCTTAACAAGAATAATCAGTAATAAATTAAAAAGCATACAGCAAATAATAGTAGATAAAACAACGGCCCTTTCAGGCATGGCTACCGAATCCCTTAGAAATATTGAATTAATCAAGGGCCTCGGTTTAGTAGGACAAGAAGTAGCAAGGTTTAAGCATATTACATTTGCCATACTGCATGAAGAAATTAAAAAATTAAAGAGCGTACGCCTGATTGGCTTTGGATACCATGCGTTCGTTCATTCATTGCAGCAGCTAATAATATTTTCACTCATCTTATTTGTTTTTTATGATAGAATGACCGTAGGTCAGCTGTTAATGATGCAGTTGTATTTTTTCTTCATCATAGGTGCTATGGAAGGACTAGGTGATGTGATAGTTTCTTACAGAGAAGCACAGGCGTCAATGGGAAATATGAGTGTTCTGTTAAGTAAGCCAGTAGAGTTAAGGCCCTTAAGACCGCAAACTATAAGTGCAATAAAGACTCTACAATTTGAAGATATTATATTCAAACATAAATCGGCAAGGTCGAATACATTAAATAATATATCATTTAAAGTAAATAGAGGCGATACTGTAGCATTTGTAGGCCCATCAGGAGCTGGAAAATCTACTTTAGTAAAACTACTTATTGGCCTTTATGAACCATTGGAGGGGCATGTGCTCATAAATGGGCTTAATCAAGGAGATATTGATTCAGAGCATCTTAGATCTCAGATAGGAATGGTTACTCAGGACACCCAATTATTTTCTGGTACGATAAAAGAGAACTTGCTTTTTGTAAACCCATCAGCCTCTGAGCAAGAAATCCATGAAGTTTTGAGGAACGCCTCATGCTATGATTTATTGCATAGAGCTGACCACGGTTTAGAAACTATAATTGGAGAAGGTGGGTTAAAACTATCTGGTGGAGAAAGACAGCGTTTAGCCATTGCCAGGGCATTATTAAGAAAAACGAGTCTTCTTATTTTTGATGAGGCTACCTCTTCATTAGATTCTATTACAGAAGAAGGTATTAGCAGGACTATTAAAGAAGTTACCGCTAATGATAATTACATCACTTTACTCATAGCCCACCGACTTTCAACGGTAATGTTTGCAGATCATATTTATGTACTTGAAAACGGAGAGATTGTTGAGAAGGGTACGCACTATGATCTACTTGATATCAAAGGTTTATATTACGCTATGTGGAGGCAGCAGACCGGAGCCGACCACAAGCTAGAACCCTCCAAATAA
- a CDS encoding Mu transposase domain-containing protein, with protein MATLPFSQYTYVEACKSQKREDFIQCLNNALRFFGGVPVAIVSDNLKSAVTRSSKYEAVINKTFKDFAHHYGCAINPTRSYAPQDKALVENAVQLAYQRIYYPMRKMTFFSIEALNEEIQHHLKGYNNVLFQRKEASRKELFQSVESSLLKSLPQSTYQVKEYARAKVQKMGYVYFSADKTYYSVPYRYIGSQTQIQYTSKHVEVYYKNQRIALHNRVMSKGAYITNKNHLSSTHRAYSQWSPQYFSDQGGKIGVNVKLFMTGLFLQGDYPEINYKRAMGILMLAKNYGHERLDKACLRAVHHDTYSYQRLKNILSNNMDEHEIEQENHQSHISSHKNIRGANHYQ; from the coding sequence GTGGCCACACTTCCTTTTAGTCAGTATACTTATGTGGAAGCCTGTAAAAGTCAAAAAAGGGAGGACTTTATTCAATGCCTCAATAATGCACTCCGCTTCTTTGGAGGAGTACCTGTAGCTATCGTGTCAGACAACCTTAAATCGGCAGTTACCCGATCCAGCAAGTATGAGGCGGTTATTAATAAGACCTTCAAAGACTTCGCTCATCACTATGGGTGTGCCATAAACCCTACACGTAGTTATGCCCCACAAGATAAAGCACTGGTAGAAAATGCTGTTCAGCTGGCCTATCAGCGCATTTATTACCCTATGCGTAAAATGACTTTCTTCTCTATTGAAGCGCTTAATGAAGAGATCCAGCATCATCTTAAGGGCTATAATAATGTGCTTTTTCAAAGAAAAGAAGCTTCCAGAAAAGAGCTGTTCCAATCCGTAGAATCATCCCTTCTAAAAAGCTTACCCCAAAGTACTTATCAGGTTAAAGAATACGCCAGAGCCAAGGTACAGAAGATGGGATATGTGTACTTCTCCGCTGACAAGACTTATTATAGCGTTCCCTATCGCTACATTGGCTCTCAAACTCAGATACAGTATACCTCCAAACATGTTGAAGTATACTACAAAAACCAACGCATTGCTCTGCATAATAGAGTGATGAGTAAGGGGGCTTATATTACTAATAAGAATCACCTCTCCAGTACACACCGTGCTTATAGCCAATGGAGTCCCCAGTATTTTTCTGATCAGGGAGGTAAAATAGGTGTAAATGTAAAGCTGTTTATGACAGGTTTATTCCTGCAGGGGGACTATCCTGAGATTAACTACAAAAGAGCTATGGGTATTTTAATGCTGGCCAAAAACTATGGCCATGAGCGTTTAGATAAAGCTTGCCTAAGGGCTGTTCATCATGACACCTACAGCTATCAAAGGCTCAAAAATATACTCAGTAATAATATGGACGAGCATGAAATAGAACAAGAAAATCATCAATCACATATCTCTTCTCACAAAAACATCAGAGGGGCTAACCATTACCAGTAA
- a CDS encoding thioesterase domain-containing protein codes for MGNYLKVLDILGEMQLKGIDLFVEDEKLKMKVKEGQSVSEDLLNKVKENKPLLLKFLLDPDNTFAVKKLNNSHSENLAFLLPGMPGFVDNYDDLGISLESKFKVYGIPFVRGVSTSPLKSVRETTTYTLDQIRGCIDKGQHFQIIAHSYGAYVAYEISKILISEDYKLDCIIFIDVACPSFRKKSCNDSYRLHESISYFIEEYNLIKTQKHKWAPELFGVIEETSKDQLPDSIIHFVNGYSKMQMSSFNANVLRSFVYQLLMTFDINGSLKTRLILVKAADVDWSKFPPGLGWEEIFSDLRIISLQGNHYTVIQHSNILPLCEAL; via the coding sequence ATGGGCAATTATTTAAAGGTTCTCGATATTTTAGGAGAGATGCAGCTAAAAGGTATTGATCTCTTTGTGGAAGATGAGAAACTAAAAATGAAAGTAAAAGAAGGGCAGTCAGTTTCAGAGGATTTGCTTAATAAAGTCAAAGAAAATAAACCCTTGTTATTAAAATTTCTTCTAGACCCTGATAATACGTTTGCAGTAAAAAAACTAAATAATAGTCATTCTGAAAATCTTGCTTTTTTGCTTCCTGGAATGCCTGGCTTTGTCGATAATTATGATGACTTAGGTATAAGTTTAGAAAGTAAATTCAAGGTCTACGGTATTCCATTTGTTAGAGGAGTATCAACCAGCCCTTTGAAAAGCGTTCGGGAAACGACTACTTACACGCTGGACCAAATTCGAGGATGTATTGATAAAGGTCAGCATTTTCAAATTATTGCTCACAGTTACGGTGCATATGTTGCATATGAAATTTCCAAAATTTTAATATCAGAAGATTATAAACTTGATTGCATTATTTTTATAGATGTTGCTTGTCCATCTTTTCGTAAGAAGTCATGCAATGACAGCTATAGATTGCATGAATCGATAAGTTATTTTATAGAAGAATATAATCTAATCAAAACACAAAAGCACAAATGGGCACCTGAGTTATTTGGGGTAATTGAGGAGACTTCAAAGGATCAATTGCCTGATTCTATAATTCATTTCGTTAATGGATATAGTAAGATGCAAATGTCTTCATTTAATGCAAATGTACTGAGGTCCTTTGTATACCAGCTTCTCATGACTTTTGATATCAATGGAAGTTTAAAAACGCGTTTAATACTGGTTAAGGCCGCTGACGTGGATTGGAGCAAATTTCCCCCAGGTTTAGGTTGGGAAGAAATATTTAGCGATCTCCGGATTATTTCTTTACAGGGAAATCACTACACAGTAATTCAGCACTCAAACATACTTCCCCTTTGTGAGGCATTGTAG
- a CDS encoding thioesterase II family protein has translation MKLILLPYAGGSKNSYRAFESIKSHNIEFITPELPGRGTRIGQAPLLSIQGMAKDVLEQVQHLISEPYAIFGHSMGALVAYELCKLLIEQERVLPVRAIFSANGAPYLSRPNRKISQLPDQEFFHSLKGYSGLPEELIRNPKAFHLFSSYIRSDFKAVETYRYYKSLPLPIPLSVLIGSDDYVTPGMAYAWSKETRKDFDVQVFTGDHFYIFSNKDLLIKYFEQKLFTY, from the coding sequence GTGAAATTAATACTACTCCCATATGCCGGAGGATCAAAAAATTCCTATAGAGCCTTTGAATCTATAAAATCGCATAACATCGAATTTATAACTCCGGAATTGCCCGGAAGAGGAACTAGGATTGGGCAAGCTCCATTGTTATCCATTCAAGGCATGGCAAAAGATGTCTTGGAACAAGTGCAACACTTGATTTCTGAGCCATATGCTATTTTCGGACATAGTATGGGAGCATTAGTGGCTTATGAATTATGTAAGTTACTCATTGAACAGGAAAGGGTGCTTCCTGTAAGAGCTATTTTTTCAGCTAATGGTGCGCCCTATTTATCAAGACCAAATAGAAAAATCAGCCAATTACCTGATCAAGAGTTTTTTCATAGCCTGAAAGGCTACAGTGGTTTACCAGAAGAGTTAATTAGAAATCCCAAAGCTTTTCATCTCTTCTCTAGCTATATCAGATCGGATTTTAAGGCGGTAGAAACATATCGCTATTATAAATCTTTACCGTTGCCTATACCATTATCAGTGCTCATTGGTTCTGATGATTATGTAACTCCCGGTATGGCTTATGCTTGGAGTAAGGAAACTAGGAAAGATTTTGATGTACAGGTGTTTACGGGGGATCACTTTTATATTTTCAGTAATAAGGATTTATTGATAAAGTATTTTGAGCAAAAACTGTTTACCTATTAA
- the istB gene encoding IS21-like element helper ATPase IstB, protein MNNNQTIEKLKSMRLSAMAELHRQQLSSNAYQKCTPDEYLALLTESEWEDRQNKKITRLIKKATFKQQADMDEIIFSEDRNLDKNMFNRLSSLQFIKQSENIIITGASGVGKSFMNQAIGRQACLMGYSTIYQVTARLFNKMKLAKVDGTYIKELKRITSAQLLILDDFGLQSMDNIAREVLMDIIDDRHGKTSTIISSQIPVSAWYDIIGEGTIADAILDRLVNSSHRIDLKGESFEKRYVETLIFTKITKLLKWHRHTEITGIVRPKQLA, encoded by the coding sequence ATGAACAATAATCAAACAATAGAAAAACTAAAATCCATGAGGCTATCTGCGATGGCTGAACTGCACAGACAACAACTCAGCAGCAATGCTTATCAAAAATGTACCCCAGATGAATATCTGGCCTTACTCACTGAAAGTGAATGGGAAGACCGGCAGAATAAGAAGATTACACGGCTGATAAAAAAAGCCACCTTCAAGCAGCAGGCAGACATGGATGAAATAATCTTCTCTGAAGATAGGAATCTGGATAAAAACATGTTCAACAGGTTGTCCTCCTTACAGTTCATCAAGCAAAGTGAAAACATCATTATCACAGGTGCTTCAGGAGTCGGCAAAAGCTTTATGAATCAGGCCATAGGCAGACAAGCTTGTCTGATGGGCTACAGCACCATCTATCAGGTAACAGCTCGCCTATTCAACAAAATGAAACTTGCCAAAGTAGATGGCACCTATATCAAAGAACTCAAAAGAATTACCTCTGCCCAACTCTTAATACTAGATGATTTTGGTTTACAAAGCATGGACAATATTGCAAGAGAAGTACTTATGGATATTATCGATGATCGTCATGGAAAAACTTCAACTATAATCTCCTCTCAAATACCAGTATCAGCCTGGTATGATATTATTGGTGAAGGCACTATTGCTGATGCCATATTAGACAGGCTCGTTAACTCTTCTCATAGAATAGATCTCAAAGGAGAATCTTTTGAGAAAAGGTATGTTGAAACATTAATATTTACTAAAATTACGAAACTCTTAAAGTGGCATAGACACACCGAAATCACTGGCATAGTCCGACCGAAACAACTGGCATAG
- a CDS encoding glycosyltransferase family A protein, translating into MDKIDFPLISCVCVTDHRIQYLRRSISCFLGQSYPNKEMVIVCRESDNETIEYVNQFNDEQFVLVKLEAEHNIKLGELRNISIQNANGKYFCQWDDDDWYHRDRLLKQFKAAEENIHPVSMLTNIIMFDEEEKQAYFSGFRLWENTVFGLRSLIDDCKYETLERSEDYEFMNTLLMRSKVFPTVANNLYIYVCHGTNTWNKDHFDMLFGYAQKLPSNISKNVEKILSSDYDYSEASDWLDSIEYRDSLNYFSARGHNLLKEKEVQIAMQAAFEHVENHNLSEITLLSSSSTDTSILPDISKDSVVQYGAALQDALLFLDKSPVKRANVVLLLGEAIKLIVEGFTDKNSYAVSTWKKAPMRQIAIDVGYDLSVANQILKLEFARDLVTIFEFNEDEVFYSELLKRIKSKISENVEKIEIDIVITHNKKAIKLTSISEREKLPVKGASLKESLNNFYDYP; encoded by the coding sequence ATGGATAAAATCGATTTCCCATTGATATCATGTGTTTGCGTTACAGATCATCGTATCCAATATTTAAGACGATCAATTAGCTGCTTCTTAGGTCAAAGTTATCCTAACAAGGAGATGGTTATTGTATGCAGGGAGTCAGATAATGAGACTATTGAGTATGTCAATCAATTTAATGATGAGCAATTTGTGTTAGTGAAGTTGGAGGCTGAACATAATATTAAACTAGGGGAGCTTAGAAATATCTCCATTCAAAATGCTAATGGAAAATACTTTTGTCAGTGGGATGACGATGATTGGTATCATAGAGACAGACTTCTCAAGCAGTTTAAGGCGGCGGAAGAAAATATTCATCCTGTATCCATGCTTACTAACATCATAATGTTTGACGAGGAAGAAAAACAGGCATACTTTTCTGGCTTTAGATTATGGGAAAATACAGTTTTTGGGTTACGGTCATTGATTGATGATTGCAAATATGAAACATTGGAGCGTTCTGAAGATTATGAGTTTATGAATACTTTACTAATGAGAAGTAAGGTGTTCCCAACCGTTGCAAATAATCTTTATATATATGTATGTCACGGTACAAATACTTGGAATAAAGATCATTTCGATATGCTGTTTGGGTATGCTCAAAAGCTCCCATCCAATATATCAAAAAATGTGGAAAAGATACTTTCATCAGATTATGACTACTCAGAGGCCAGTGATTGGTTAGACTCAATTGAATACCGGGATTCCCTCAATTATTTTTCAGCAAGAGGTCACAATCTTTTGAAAGAAAAAGAAGTGCAAATAGCTATGCAAGCGGCTTTTGAACACGTCGAGAACCACAATTTATCGGAAATCACACTATTATCAAGTTCCAGCACTGACACTAGTATACTTCCTGATATATCAAAAGATAGCGTAGTGCAATATGGTGCCGCCTTGCAAGATGCCCTACTTTTCTTAGATAAATCACCTGTAAAAAGAGCTAATGTGGTACTCCTATTAGGGGAGGCGATCAAATTGATTGTGGAGGGTTTTACAGATAAAAATAGCTATGCGGTATCTACCTGGAAAAAAGCACCAATGAGACAAATAGCTATAGATGTAGGGTATGATTTATCAGTGGCTAATCAAATATTAAAATTAGAATTTGCACGAGATTTGGTGACAATTTTTGAATTTAATGAGGACGAAGTTTTTTATTCAGAGCTTTTAAAGAGGATAAAAAGTAAGATTTCAGAAAATGTAGAAAAGATCGAAATAGACATTGTGATTACTCATAATAAAAAGGCAATTAAATTAACAAGTATAAGTGAACGTGAAAAACTACCAGTTAAAGGAGCTTCTTTAAAAGAGTCTCTAAATAATTTTTATGATTATCCGTAA
- a CDS encoding aldo/keto reductase has translation MEYRKIGSSQLVLPAITFGAWAIGPKMMGGCDSHEALKALRKAFDLGVNAIDTAAQYGLGYSEELVGKMLQDIPRDKIKVLTKCGMVWYGNKGEPYLQNEEIGGSSYNLFKYSGKASIIQECENSLRRLGTDYIDHYSLHWPDSTTPVEETMEAFEILQQQGKILHVGVCNHSLSQLKSMMSGSGVQIVSNKVRYSMLNREPDERLTPYCSDQNISIFAYCLLQRGILSGQKVRKWLWRIGENPREAALYGSDNTGHIKKLFSILKPLASDYGVTLSQLSIRWALEQPGITIGLLGAVSAEQVAHDAGAINLDLDNADKLIIQEALTDMEGKMNWGQEVKWTPNDHEYYFE, from the coding sequence ATGGAGTATAGAAAGATTGGTAGCAGCCAATTAGTTCTGCCTGCTATAACTTTTGGAGCTTGGGCTATAGGGCCTAAAATGATGGGAGGTTGTGATTCACATGAAGCTTTGAAGGCTTTAAGGAAAGCTTTTGATTTAGGAGTAAACGCTATTGATACTGCGGCACAGTATGGCTTAGGTTATAGTGAAGAGTTGGTAGGTAAAATGTTACAGGATATTCCACGTGATAAAATAAAGGTTCTAACCAAATGCGGAATGGTGTGGTATGGAAATAAAGGAGAGCCTTATTTGCAAAATGAAGAGATTGGAGGCAGCAGCTATAATCTTTTTAAATACTCCGGAAAGGCTAGTATAATTCAAGAGTGTGAAAATAGCTTAAGAAGGTTAGGTACAGATTATATAGATCATTATTCTCTACATTGGCCAGACTCTACGACTCCTGTAGAAGAGACAATGGAAGCATTTGAAATCCTGCAGCAGCAGGGCAAGATTCTCCATGTAGGGGTCTGTAATCACTCTTTGAGTCAATTGAAGTCAATGATGAGTGGCTCCGGTGTACAGATTGTATCAAATAAGGTTAGATATAGTATGTTAAATAGAGAACCAGATGAAAGGCTGACTCCATATTGTAGTGATCAGAACATAAGTATTTTTGCATATTGCCTGTTACAACGTGGGATACTATCCGGGCAAAAAGTTAGAAAGTGGTTATGGCGCATCGGTGAGAATCCTCGTGAGGCAGCGCTCTATGGCTCTGATAATACGGGGCACATCAAAAAATTATTTAGCATATTAAAACCACTGGCTTCAGATTATGGAGTAACGCTTTCGCAGCTGAGTATAAGATGGGCTCTGGAACAGCCAGGGATTACCATAGGTTTATTGGGAGCTGTTTCAGCAGAGCAGGTTGCTCATGACGCCGGAGCTATTAATTTAGATTTGGATAATGCGGATAAGTTGATTATTCAAGAAGCACTTACGGATATGGAGGGTAAGATGAATTGGGGCCAGGAAGTAAAGTGGACACCAAATGATCATGAATACTATTTTGAATAG
- a CDS encoding non-ribosomal peptide synthetase: MISISFEKIVEIAGVNRDLSMNPLFQVMLAMSYSSNENHFELSNCDISQQQMDISMSKFDLTITIVEGDSTLGLNVEYATALFKQNTIRHFCDCFQELLDQIILAPHNSIKRLDVLAEKDKLLLQQEYNLSSIQFDSPENLLDLIEKSCNEFPHKLALVDTDHHVTYQELWMKSEKIGAALIKEGVTQGDLVAVGMGRSVNMIIAMVGVLRVGAAYVPLDMHHPEERVNFIIKDTGCQLIITEKKLIQLLPSEYIQKAFLVEDILKSNYSSIPRSLTKPDQLAYVLYTSGSTGNPKGVMIEHRNVVALIHSYRIKTGHEKWGSGISLCPFVFDVSVWEIFTNLCFGGTLHILNKDSIDPKAIVNYLSDKQIENAYLPPTILKEIIEEIEAFGGGLSLKSLLVGVMSIQQELLQKIKKLIPGIVIINGYGPTETTICATFYRFEQIIPGLIHTPIGRATHNNKIYLLDEFERMVPFGAVGEICVVGAGVGRGYLGGHDSDSTRFTTSPFDDNLRMYKTGDLAKWLPEGELQYLGRNDDQVKIGGYRIELNEIESKLKECALLIQCTVLVIGNDSNKKLFGFGVPSSEEVDESSIIAYLKQLLPSYMVPLRWCLLKKMPITNNGKVNKEMLLEMAAGYSLHRQNEKVALTPIQHEMLEIWKDILDLEILNIHDNFFEVGGNSLLAIRLVHNIRKHFQIDISVKTLFKAKDIKALCEQVEIIVGENISESKSNYHIIEI; this comes from the coding sequence ATCATTAGCATTTCCTTTGAAAAAATAGTTGAAATAGCTGGAGTAAATCGAGATCTTTCCATGAATCCATTATTTCAGGTTATGTTGGCTATGAGTTATAGTTCAAATGAAAATCACTTTGAACTTTCCAACTGTGACATATCTCAGCAGCAGATGGATATTTCAATGTCTAAATTTGACCTTACAATTACCATAGTAGAGGGGGATAGCACTTTGGGTTTAAATGTTGAATATGCAACGGCGTTGTTTAAGCAAAATACGATTAGGCATTTTTGTGATTGTTTTCAGGAATTGCTTGATCAGATAATTTTAGCCCCACACAATTCAATTAAGAGGTTAGATGTTCTAGCAGAAAAAGACAAATTACTTCTGCAGCAAGAATATAATCTATCCTCAATTCAGTTTGATTCACCTGAAAATTTATTAGATCTAATAGAGAAAAGTTGTAATGAGTTTCCGCACAAACTAGCATTGGTAGATACAGACCATCATGTAACCTATCAAGAATTATGGATGAAATCAGAAAAGATAGGTGCTGCTCTCATAAAAGAAGGCGTGACTCAAGGGGATCTAGTAGCGGTAGGTATGGGAAGGTCAGTAAACATGATAATTGCCATGGTGGGAGTATTAAGAGTTGGGGCAGCTTATGTTCCATTAGATATGCATCACCCAGAGGAGCGTGTTAATTTCATAATAAAAGACACGGGATGCCAACTGATTATCACGGAGAAAAAGCTTATTCAGCTGCTTCCTTCAGAGTATATTCAAAAAGCATTTTTAGTCGAAGACATCTTAAAATCTAACTATTCAAGTATACCAAGATCACTTACTAAGCCAGATCAATTAGCTTATGTGCTATACACTAGTGGGTCCACTGGCAATCCAAAGGGTGTAATGATAGAGCACCGAAATGTTGTGGCTCTAATTCATAGTTATAGAATAAAAACTGGACATGAAAAATGGGGTTCGGGTATTTCACTTTGTCCATTTGTTTTTGATGTATCAGTGTGGGAAATTTTCACAAACTTATGTTTTGGAGGTACGCTGCATATTTTAAATAAAGATTCTATAGACCCAAAAGCTATAGTTAATTATTTATCTGATAAACAGATAGAAAATGCTTATTTACCCCCAACCATTTTAAAAGAGATTATAGAAGAAATTGAGGCATTTGGTGGTGGCTTGAGCCTAAAAAGTTTACTTGTCGGTGTTATGTCCATTCAGCAGGAATTATTACAAAAGATAAAGAAACTAATTCCAGGCATAGTAATAATAAATGGTTACGGCCCTACAGAAACTACTATCTGTGCCACTTTTTATCGTTTCGAACAAATAATTCCTGGGCTCATACATACTCCTATAGGTAGAGCTACCCATAATAATAAGATTTATTTACTTGATGAATTTGAGAGAATGGTGCCTTTTGGGGCTGTGGGAGAAATATGTGTTGTAGGAGCGGGGGTAGGAAGGGGATATCTCGGAGGTCATGATTCGGATAGTACAAGGTTTACAACTTCACCTTTTGATGATAATCTTAGGATGTATAAAACCGGTGATTTAGCCAAATGGTTGCCTGAGGGAGAGCTTCAGTATTTGGGGCGTAATGATGATCAGGTGAAAATTGGTGGGTATAGAATAGAACTAAATGAAATAGAGAGCAAGTTAAAGGAGTGCGCGCTACTTATTCAATGCACAGTTTTAGTTATAGGCAATGATAGTAATAAAAAACTGTTTGGGTTTGGAGTACCTTCCTCAGAGGAGGTAGATGAAAGTTCAATTATAGCCTATTTAAAACAACTACTTCCTTCCTACATGGTACCTCTAAGATGGTGCCTTTTAAAGAAAATGCCTATTACTAATAATGGAAAGGTTAACAAAGAAATGTTGTTAGAAATGGCTGCAGGCTACTCGCTCCATAGGCAAAATGAAAAGGTAGCCTTAACACCTATACAACACGAAATGCTGGAAATTTGGAAAGATATTCTAGATTTAGAAATCTTGAATATTCATGACAACTTTTTTGAAGTAGGAGGAAACTCTTTACTTGCTATAAGACTGGTTCATAACATTCGCAAGCATTTTCAAATAGATATTTCCGTTAAAACTTTATTTAAAGCAAAGGATATTAAAGCACTTTGTGAACAAGTGGAAATAATTGTTGGTGAAAATATTTCTGAAAGTAAAAGCAATTACCACATCATAGAGATATAG